ATCCAGCGAATCTGACGAGATAGCCGCGCAGTTTTCCCAGATACGGCGATCGAACACCGCCGCACTGAGCTGCTTCCATGCTGAACTCATCAGCCGCCTTGGCGAAGACGTGCCAGGCATCCTCTGAAAGCTCCACCTCGATCTCTCCGCTGATCTGATCCAGCGAGGAATAAATACGAGTCAGCTCGGGAGTGATGTCACTCTCATCACGATTGGCAGCCGGGAAGACATAAGGCGGAATCACCCACAGAAACCGAGACCAGAAACCATCACCGCCTCTGCTCGCCGCATCCTCACCGCTCAGGATTCCACCGAGGGTGTCCTGTTGGATTGAGCCATAAACGCTCACAGCTGTCTCGGACACAATCAGGCGATCAGCTCCTGATCTGGTGATGTCGATCCCCTCGCCGCTCCACATCGAGAGCCATTGAGGCCGATCCTTTGCTGCCCCGCCTTTTCTGTAGGCATCCATAGAGCCGATCCATGCCGACAGTTCATCCCTGGCCATCACCAGCCCGAAGGTCATCGGGTTAGTCAGTGATTTCGCCATCCCCTCAAAGGTGGTGTCTGAGGCGATTCGCTGCCGTGCCGCCGGCACTTTCTTTTGCTGATCCTTCGGAAGGTCTTCCTGCCGAGCTTTTTCTTCCTTCTCGATCTGATCGCTCAACTCATCCCACTTGTTCAGCGGTGCCAGAACTTGCCTGCTGACTGGTGTCTTCATTTCGCTGGCTCCGCCGACTCGACCGATCCAGAACACCATCGGCTCGGTGTAGCCGACCTTCACCTTGGTTCGATACCGCCTGCCAAGGATCGAGGCCGATGCGGACAGGAATGGAGGCAGCATCGCCAGCTCACTGATCGGGAAAGCCTTTGCTCGGGTGCTCAGCAGTTCGGCAACAGAGGTCGGAAGCACTTCGCGCAGCTGCAAACAATCCTTCTTTGCATTCTCGAAGCGATCGAGTTGCTCTGCTTGCAGTTCCTTGTCGAGGTTCTCTTTCTCGCTCAGGTTGCTGTCGAACTCATCACGATCCAGGCCCGCCAGCTCCCACAGCCACAGCCCGAGCAATGTCTGCTCTTCGGGGGTTGGTGATGCCGGTCTGGCGACTCCGTAGGAGCACCAATGCGCAGCCCACTCACCGAGGCCGCCCTTCCTATGACTCGCCCAGCAATAGAAGTGATTGGATTCGGCGAACAGCCTCAGGCTGTTGCCGCTGTAAACGCCGCTCTCACGAACAGTGCTGAACGGTGATTGGCCTTCTGCGCCCTCTGCTGTCTCTACGAAAGCGAACTCAAAGCCAGGCCAGCCGCGTTTCTCCTGCTTCTCGATCAGCGTCCCCTGCCTGGCAACGAACTCGAACGCACCAGCGAGGCCGTGCTGTTCAAACAGCTTCTCTTCTGCGTGGCGAATCTTCCAGCCGAGCTCTAATTCAGTACGCCTCCACTCAACCGGCGGATCGAACTCACCATCATTTCCGCCGTTGCTGCGAGCTTGGCTCCAAGCAATCGCCATTGCCTCATCCATCTCCCAAGCGAACTCAGGTGATTTCCAGTTGGCGGGCAGTGCGCTCAAAGCTTCCCGGTATTCACTCCAGCGGGTTTCGAGGTGGTCAACCTTCCAGCCGCGCTGCTTGGCTTCCGCCTCCAGAACCCGGCGCACCTCGGCCAGGTCATAACAATGGTCAGCTGCTTCGATCAGCCTCTGCTCAGTCGTGGCTGCCCCGCCTCGAAGGCGTTTCGAGTTTGGCCTCAGAGCACCCGGCAACCTCATCCGGCGTGCCTTGCTGACGACAGCTGGATCACTGCCGGCCAGGGCTGTGAGCAACTTCAGGACCGGGAATGCATCGTCAAAGCTGGCAACGCTGTCTAGGTGAATGTGGCCATGTACCGACTTGCCGCCACTGCTCACCACGGTCAGTGAGAACCCGAGCCCTTTCAGCCAATCAACCCGCTTGAGCTGCTCCTCCTCGCTGATGTCATCCCACTCCAGATAGAGCTCTGGCAGGCCAAGCGCCGTCCGCTTGCCCATGGTGGTGAGCGCAGTGTTCCGATCGAAGTCGGTCTGGCTGGTGAGATAAAAACCGCCTTTTGTTCGCGCCTTGGCGTTACTGGAATTTGTCTTAATCTACTCCAGGCACTTGGCAGTCCCTTCCCGGCAGCCGTCATTCGGATTCGGGCCATACAGATTGCTGCTGAAGCTGTGCTGCATGGATTCGCCCAACTTGAGCCATGACGCTTCCTTGCCGTCTTTGTCGGTTGCTTTAAGCGGCGCGAGCTGCAGCTCTCCGTCATCTCCGAATCCGAGCAGGGCAGGTCGGTCGCCGCAGATCACAAAGGTGATGCCGTCTGCGATCACCGTCTTTCTGATCGCCAAGAATCTGACGGTCGGGTGATCGAGATTCTTCAGATCACTACGCAGGGTGATCGGCTTTCCAATCGCTTTCGCTGCTGATTGCCCTGCAGCTGGTGAATCTGTTTCGCCCCATGGATCGGGAGCCTGGGGGTTCTGCACTGACCACCCGGCAGCGTTGGCAACATCAGCGAACTCCTCAACCTTTCCGCCGTTCTGAATGAAGCGATCCAGAACCTTCCGAGCATCCTTGCTGTGGCCGTTGAGAGCACCGTCGACAATCTTCGAACGGTGGCCTGTAAGTCTTCGGCGATCCTTCTCAATCTGAGGAAGTTGATCGAATGGGCCGTCGTAGCGAGTGCCCCATTCGGTCTCTTTCTCTACGACCTGAGAAGAATTAGTTTTCGGCTTTCGAGGGGCCATCAGCAGGGCTGAAAAATAAAGATCGGGGGTGTGGTGATTGATTGATTGAGGCGGGGTGCTGATCAGTCAGCGGGATCGGTTGAAGCGAGCTTTTTCTCGAGTTCGATCTCTTTCAGAACTCTTGCTTTCGTCGCTTCGGCTGCTTGGTTCAGCGCACTGATGTGGAGGTGCTCGTCACTTGAGGGCGGCAGCATGGTGCGCATCAGTGAATAAGGCTCAACAACAGCGAGGCGCATCTCGTCAGAGCCATGCCACATCAGCGATCGAATGTGGAACATCAGCTCCCTGCACCAACACTCACGAATCTCCAAATAGGCAGTTGGCTTTGTCTCTGACAGT
Above is a window of Synechococcus sp. BIOS-E4-1 DNA encoding:
- a CDS encoding DUF3987 domain-containing protein, whose translation is MGKRTALGLPELYLEWDDISEEEQLKRVDWLKGLGFSLTVVSSGGKSVHGHIHLDSVASFDDAFPVLKLLTALAGSDPAVVSKARRMRLPGALRPNSKRLRGGAATTEQRLIEAADHCYDLAEVRRVLEAEAKQRGWKVDHLETRWSEYREALSALPANWKSPEFAWEMDEAMAIAWSQARSNGGNDGEFDPPVEWRRTELELGWKIRHAEEKLFEQHGLAGAFEFVARQGTLIEKQEKRGWPGFEFAFVETAEGAEGQSPFSTVRESGVYSGNSLRLFAESNHFYCWASHRKGGLGEWAAHWCSYGVARPASPTPEEQTLLGLWLWELAGLDRDEFDSNLSEKENLDKELQAEQLDRFENAKKDCLQLREVLPTSVAELLSTRAKAFPISELAMLPPFLSASASILGRRYRTKVKVGYTEPMVFWIGRVGGASEMKTPVSRQVLAPLNKWDELSDQIEKEEKARQEDLPKDQQKKVPAARQRIASDTTFEGMAKSLTNPMTFGLVMARDELSAWIGSMDAYRKGGAAKDRPQWLSMWSGEGIDITRSGADRLIVSETAVSVYGSIQQDTLGGILSGEDAASRGGDGFWSRFLWVIPPYVFPAANRDESDITPELTRIYSSLDQISGEIEVELSEDAWHVFAKAADEFSMEAAQCGGVRSPYLGKLRGYLVRFAGWIHAIEHASLISKPGAGGSMNDIPLKISAESMERAVRMAQYFLNSFDTLAPQIGMSDIPASVAKVIELGGRQEKVTAREVLRRRWASDAKAAKELLLSLPKQYGRGRIIPAPRADQVVWSAS